Proteins from a genomic interval of Anas platyrhynchos isolate ZD024472 breed Pekin duck chromosome 4, IASCAAS_PekinDuck_T2T, whole genome shotgun sequence:
- the HNRNPD gene encoding heterogeneous nuclear ribonucleoprotein D0, which yields MSEQHFALDAAGGGGGPAEQAEQPEGLAGAGAGGADGAGGGGGGESEGAKIDASKNEEDEGKMFIGGLSWDTTKKDLKDYFSKFGEVVDCTLKLDPITGRSRGFGFVLFKESESVDKVMDQKEHKLNGKVIDPKRAKAMKTKEPVKKIFVGGLSPDTPEEKIREYFGGFGEVESIELPMDNKTNKRRGFCFITFKEEEPVKKIMEKKYHNVGLSKCEIKVAMSKEQYQQQQQWGSRGGFVGRARGRGGGPSQNWNQGYSNYWNQGYGNYGYNSQGYGGYGGYDYTGYNNYYGYGDYSNQQSGYGKVSRRGGHQNSYKPY from the exons ATGTCGGAGCAGCACTTCGCCCTGGAcgcggccggcggcgggggcggcccgGCCGAGCAGGCGGAGCAGCCCGAGGGGCTGGCGGGGGCCGGCGCGGGGGGCGCCGACGGGgctggaggcggcggcgggggcgagTCGGAGGGAGCCAAGATCGACGCCAGCAAGAACGAGGAGGACGAGGG GAAGATGTTCATTGGCGGCCTCAGCTGGGACACTACAAAGAAAGACCTGAAGGACTACTTCTCTAAATTCGGCGAAGTGGTAGACTGCACTCTGAAGTTAGACCCCATCACTGGGCGATCGAGAGGCTTCGGCTTTGTGCTCTTCAAAGAATCGGAGAGCGTCGATAAG GTCATGGACCAGAAAGAACACAAGCTGAATGGGAAGGTCATTGATCCTAAAAGAGCTAAAgccatgaaaacaaaagaacccGTCAAAAAGATTTTTGTTGGGGGCTTATCTCCAGACACACCCGAAGAGAAAATAAGGGAATACTTTGGAGGATTTGGTGAG GTTGAGTCTATAGAGCTCCCCATGGACAACAAAACTAACAAGAGGCGTGGATTTTGCTTCATTACTTTCAAGGAGGAGGAACCAGTGAAGAAAatcatggaaaagaaataccACAACGTCGGGCTTAGTAAA TGCGAAATCAAAGTAGCCATGTCAAAGGAACagtaccagcagcagcagcagtgggggaGCAGAGGAGGATTTGTTGGGAGAGCTCGAGGGAGAGGCGGCG GCCCCAGTCAGAACTGGAACCAGGGATACAGCAACTACTGGAATCAGGGGTATGGGAACTATGGCTACAACAGCCAAGGGTACGGAGGTTACGGAGGATATGACTACACTGGTTACAACAACTACTACGGATATGGTGACTATAGCA ATCAGCAGAGTGGCTATGGGAAAGTATCTCGGCGAGGTGGTCATCAAAATAGCTACAAACCATACTAA
- the HNRNPDL gene encoding heterogeneous nuclear ribonucleoprotein D-like gives MEDAPEMSGGPEEFAEGSKINASKNQQDDGKMFIGGLSWDTSKKDLTEYLSRFGEVVDCTIKTDPVTGRSRGFGFVLFKDAASVEKVLELKEHKLDGKLIDPKRAKALKGKEPPKKVFVGGLSPDTSEEQIKEYFGAFGEIENIELPMDTKTNERRGFCFITYTDEEPVKKLLESRYHQIGSGKCEIKVAQPKEVYRQQQQQQKGGKSNASGGRGGGRGRGRGQGQNWNQGFNNYYDQGYGNYNSAYSDQSYSGYGGYDYSGYNYPNYGYGPGYTDYSGQQSTYGKASRGGGNHQNNYQPY, from the exons aTGGAGGACGCCCCCGAGATGAGCGGCGGCCCCGAGGAGTTCGCCGAGGGCTCCAAGATCAACGCCAGCAAGAACCAGCAGGACGACGG GAAGATGTTCATCGGCGGGCTGAGCTGGGACACCAGCAAGAAGGACCTGACCGAGTACCTGTCGCGCTTCGGAGAGGTCGTGGACTGCACCATCAAGACCGACCCGGTGACAGGGCGCTCCCGCGGCTTCGGCTTCGTGCTCTTCAAGGACGCGGCCAGCGTGGAGAAG GTGCTGGAGCTGAAGGAGCACAAGCTGGACGGGAAGCTGATAGACCCCAAGAGAGCAAAAGCCCTCAAGGGGAAGGAGCCGCCCAAAAAGGTGTTCGTTGGCGGGCTGAGCCCGGATACGTCGGAAGAACAGATCAAGGAGTACTTCGGTGCTTTTGGCGAG ATTGAGAACATTGAGCTTCCCATGGACACCAAGACGAACGAAAGGAGGGGTTTCTGCTTTATTACATACACGGATGAAGAGCCAGTCAAGAAGCTACTAGAAAGCAGATACCATCAAATTGGTTCAGGCAAG TGTGAGATCAAAGTAGCACAGCCCAAAGAAGTGTAcaggcaacagcagcagcaacagaaaggaggaaaaagcaatGCGTCTGGTGGACGAGGTGGTGGAAGGGGGCGTGGACGGG gTCAGGGACAAAACTGGAATCAAGGATTTAATAACTATTATGATCAAGGATATGGAAACTACAATAGCGCTTACAGTGATCAAAGCTACAGTGGCTATGGAGGATATGACTACTCCGGGTACAACTATCCCAATTATGGATATGGGCCGGGATACACAGATTACagtg GTCAGCAAAGCACGTATGGAAAAGCATCCCGTGGTGGCGGCAATCACCAAAACAACTACCAGCCATACTAA